A single Saccopteryx bilineata isolate mSacBil1 chromosome 7, mSacBil1_pri_phased_curated, whole genome shotgun sequence DNA region contains:
- the FRAT2 gene encoding GSK-3-binding protein FRAT2, with translation MPCRREEEEEAGEEAEAEEEEEDSFLLLEQSVTLGGSGEVDRLVAQIGETLQLDAAQDSPASPCAPPLQPPRPPAAVRADKARPPVLPLLLPPAPAEAVGPPPPGALRCALGDRSRTRGRAAPYFVAELAAGPSALPGPCRRGWLRGAVASRRLQQRGWPPAGARAHDDDPHRLLQQLVLSGNLIKEAVRRLQRAVAAVAATGPAGASGTGGGRSGPDPVALQPSGALH, from the coding sequence ATGCcgtgcaggagggaggaggaagaggaagccgGCGAGGAAGCGGAggcggaggaagaggaggaggacagcTTCCTCCTGCTGGAGCAGTCCGTGACGCTGGGTGGCTCGGGCGAGGTGGACCGGCTGGTGGCCCAGATCGGCGAGACGCTGCAGCTGGACGCGGCGCAGGACAGCCCTGCCTCCCCGTGCGCGCCCCCGCTGCAGCCCCCGCGGCCCCCGGCGGCGGTGCGGGCGGACAAGGCCCGGCCCCCGGTTCTGCCGTTGCTCCTGCCGCCCGCGCCGGCCGAGGCGGTGGGCCCGCCGCCCCCGGGGGCCCTTCGCTGCGCCCTTGGGGACCGCAGCCGCACGCGAGGCCGGGCTGCGCCCTACTTTGTGGCGGAGCTGGCCGCAGGTCCCAGCGCGCTGCCGGGCCCGTGCCGGCGAGGATGGTTGCGGGGCGCCGTCGCCTCCCGCCGCCTGCAGCAGCGTGGATGGCCCCCAGCCGGGGCGCGCGCCCACGACGACGACCCGCACCGGCTCCTGCAGCAGCTCGTGCTGTCGGGGAACCTCATCAAGGAAGCTGTGCGGAGGCTCCAGCGAGCTGTCGCTGCAGTTGCAGCCACAGGCCCGGCGGGCGCCTCCGGGACTGGGGGCGGCCGCAGCGGACCGGACCCAGTCGCTCTGCAGCCCTCCGGTGCCTTGCACTGA